The Acidobacteriota bacterium genome has a segment encoding these proteins:
- a CDS encoding site-specific integrase, translating into MRLGVASGIFGPARRLGTIGDKDFAALDASLRKDGREPGTVNHYMKLLKSFFTWAIDKGYHPGPNPARAVRPYVIDQRRRAYSAEEVERILAAARAIEAGARPQDGIMRHAERIVRLLLLTGMRAGELLNLKWSAIRGDRIVLERTETKQRREKTIPVTPAIRTILDGLERKDDYVLPLRRRRGIMEPAYAYGLIRAIREKTGISDFILHGLRHTASTIMVSEALGKGVGLADIMRILGHSQVQTTLRYQHADLERMKKAMRVLGKKTTERPASS; encoded by the coding sequence ATGCGGCTGGGCGTCGCGTCCGGAATCTTCGGCCCGGCCCGCCGCCTCGGGACGATCGGCGACAAGGACTTTGCGGCGCTCGATGCGTCGCTCCGGAAGGATGGCCGCGAGCCCGGGACAGTGAACCACTACATGAAGCTTCTCAAGAGCTTCTTCACATGGGCCATCGACAAGGGCTATCACCCGGGGCCGAACCCTGCCCGGGCGGTCCGGCCTTACGTCATCGACCAGCGGCGCCGGGCCTATTCGGCCGAGGAGGTCGAGCGCATCCTGGCGGCCGCCCGCGCGATCGAGGCCGGGGCCAGGCCCCAGGACGGGATCATGCGGCACGCCGAACGAATTGTCCGGCTGCTGCTCCTGACGGGCATGCGCGCCGGCGAGCTCCTGAACCTCAAGTGGTCCGCGATCCGCGGCGACAGGATCGTCCTCGAGCGGACCGAGACCAAGCAACGCCGGGAGAAGACGATCCCCGTCACTCCGGCGATACGTACGATCCTGGACGGACTCGAGCGGAAGGACGATTACGTGCTCCCTCTTCGCCGGCGCAGGGGAATCATGGAGCCGGCATATGCCTACGGTCTCATCCGGGCGATCCGAGAGAAGACGGGGATCTCGGACTTCATCCTCCACGGCCTGCGCCACACCGCCTCGACGATCATGGTCTCTGAGGCCCTGGGAAAGGGAGTCGGCCTGGCGGACATCATGAGGATCCTCGGCCATTCCCAGGTCCAGACGACACTCCGATACCAGCACGCCGACCTTGAACGCATGAAAAAGGCGATGCGGGTGCTCGGGAAAAAGACAACAGAACGGCCCGCTTCATCTTGA